A region of the Denticeps clupeoides chromosome 12, fDenClu1.1, whole genome shotgun sequence genome:
AAACCAACTATTTACACTAATAACCAGAGTAAACCAACTATTTACACCCTAACCAGAGTAAACCATCCACTCATAACCAGAGTAAACCAACTATTTACACCCTAACCAGAGTAAACCATCCAGTCATAACCAGAGTAAACCAACTATTTACACCCTAACCAGAGTAAACCATCCACTCATAACCAGAGTAAACAAACCATCCAGTCATAACCAGAGTAAACCAACTATTTACACTAATAACCAGAGTAAACCAACTATTTACACCCTAACCAGAGTAAACCATCCAGTCATAACCAGAGTAAACCAACTATTTACACCCTAACCAGAGTAAACCATCCACTCATAACCAGAGTAAACAAACCATCCAGTCATAACCAGAGTAAACCAACTATTTACACTAATAACAAGAGTAAACCAACTATTTACAGTCATAACCAGAGTAAACCAACTATTTACACTAATAACCAGAGTCAACCAACTATTTACATCCTAACCAGAGTAAACCAACTATTTACACCCTAACCAGAGTAAACGACCTgtttaaacagataaaaaaaaataactgtaatGTGTTGCTAAGGCTTAAGCAAGTGGTCCTGTAGGCCTACTGTATTTACTGATATTATTACTCTTATTAGTAGTACTCCTAGTAGTTGCCTCATGCCAGTGGTAGTAGAGCAGCATTAGTAGTTACTAGTGGTAAAAGTTGCTGCATTAGagtcatttattaaaataaaatgataatggAATGTAGGTAGGAACATTGAATTTGCTAAGcaaggttattattatttgcagCAATACTAGCATTAGCTTCCCATTCATTCCACAAGCAATATGAACCTGCACTAATAATCTTACACCTTCTTATGATGTCCAGTTCCAGCACTTTCTCCAAAGTGTGGCCCACATGGCAGGAGTTGTGCAGTGAGaaactgaccactgatgaaGGAACATGAGAAAACGAACACAAACGGCCAAAACCGCACCTGGCACAAGGCCAGATCGAATGGGctgctttttaataataataataacattattttttttaaaaagtttatttcaGACGTGGTTCGCGGcgttttggtttttatttgctCGGCAGCGGCATCTACAACAGTCGCGATTTTTCTTCTGCCTCACAATGCAATTTCATCTTTAAAAAGACAACAGTCGGGATGAAGAGAATCAGGGAGTAAGACGTCCTATGTGCAGCAGGGGCGGGTCATCTGTCCTTGTTGCTGCGCAGGTCCGTGGTCAGCGGGTCGTGCTGGATGGTCTGGTGCAGCATGAGGGCCAGCAGGCCGGCTCTGTTGGTCATGGCGGTGCGAACGTTGCGCTCCTGCTCGAAGAGCTCGTCCAGCTTGTACCACTGGGCGAAGAGGGCAGACTACGCATTAACCGCGACGAACGTCCGAGCCACTTCAAACTCAAATCTAATTCAACGTATGAAGcgtatcgttttttttttttcaccgaCCACTCGGATGCGCTCCAGGTCCACCTCGGCCCGCCTCAGCTTCTCCCAGCAGTAGTGCTTGTTGCACTTGCGCTTGGCCACGCGGCAGTAGTCCCCGGTGGGCTCGAAGACGTTCCTCACCAGCGGGCAGCCGCACACCTCGTCCGCCGGCACCTGGCGGCGAAGAGAGAGGGTTCAGCGGCTGGCGAGCCGCGGGTAAAGCTACGCGGAGGCGCTGGTTGGGACCTTGGGGCCGACCTTGGGGTCTCTGGAGTGCTCGGGACACAGAACCTGAAGCCGTTTGCAGTAGGTCTTGCTCTGGGGGTTGTACACGTCGCAGAAGAGCCTCGTGGCCCTAGCCAAGCACACACGGTCTCAGTTTTACAgaattaaaaattataattataaaaaaaaaacgaaaaactcCGCACCTACCCTTCAATTCTTGTAGGAAAGATGGAGCCGAATGAAGTCTGACTCTCATACTGTCCAGAAGATAAAAGAATCACAGCGTGACTCATCCAACCCTCTAACAGATCTATTTCTGGACCAGCGGTGATCATCACGGTTTACCTTGGCGTAGCATCTCTCCATGTGCCTGAGGGCCACCTTGGGGTTGACGGGGTGACTGCAGGACACACAAAAGATCTGCAGGTCCGTGTCGTCACTGTCCCCTTCGTTGACCTGTAATCGACCACGGAGTTAACGCTTCCGTAAATGTGTATCGTCTTGGCATTATTACAGGATGAACAGAtctataataaaaaagtaaagtgacgtgattgtcacatgtgatacacagcagcacagcacacaatgcacacagtgaaatttgtcctctacatttaaccatcacccttggtgagcagtgggcggccatgacaggcgcccggggagcagtgtgtggggacggtgctttgctcagtggcacctcagtgacaccatggcggatcgggattcgaaccggcaaccttctggttacgaggccgcttccttaaccgctaggccaccactgtggtAAAATGCAGGTTTTAGGGGAAATAGTAGGAATAATAATGCCAAGGAGGATGATCGATTTCTTGGACTAATTAATACCGACCCTCGCTCCACCCTGGAAggtgattaaagtgaagtgattgtcacatgtgatacacagcagcacagaacacagtgcacactgtgaaatttgtcctctgcatttaacccatcaccctgagtgagcagtgggcagccatgacaggcgcctgtggagcagcgtcaaccttctgattaccgggtcgcttccttaaccaccgcTGCCCCTCACACTTCCTCTCTCTTACTCACTCCATCACAACGTTTCttcccctttttatttttttatttaacgcAACACTCCCGTCCCGTCACCTCCTCGTCCTGCTGGACCGCCTGCTGCTTGGCCTTGGCGATGATGCCCTCCAGCTCGTGGAAGCGGCGCTCCATCTCGGTGAGGCGGTTGCGGGCGAGCTGCTGCTCCCGCCGGATCCGCTCCAGCTGCTTCTTGCCCTGCTCCTCGGCGACGCACGGGCTCTGCTGCCACTGCTGGATGCGCTGCGGCAGGATCTCGTAGATGCGGCTGCGCACAAACAAGGGGGCGTTACCGTGGCGACCGCGGCTCGGCGCTCGCGCAACGTCCGCGCAGCGTTCCGTACTTGGCCGCCAGCTTCATGCCGCAGTCCTCGGTGCAGTATTTGGAGTTGGGCCGGGCCGCCTCCATGCAGTTGGGTCCCAGGCACTGTCTCGTGTCCACGCCGTCGCGGCCCTCGCCGCGCTCGCTGTGCCTCACGCGGTCCTTGTGTTTCTGCTTCTGCTTGTGGCGACGGGACTCCTTCTGCACGACAATTTGACGGGAGCGTTtccatttacgccatttatcagacgtccttaaccagagcgccttacaatcagtagtgactgggacagtccccccctggagacactgttcagggacacagtggcgtagggtggtagtagcctggtgggtaccacactcccctatgaaccagatgacccaggttcaaaccccacttactaccatcgtgtccctgagcaagacacttaaccctgagtgtctccagggggggactgtccctgtaactactgattgtaaggcgctctggataaatgttgtaaatgtaaatgtagtaagtgcggtttgaaccagaagaccacaaagtcccaggttcaaaccccataattattgattattgtaCAATAAAGTTTTGGAATGAACGGTGTTCAGGCGTCCGTGCAGTTACCTTCTTATCGAATTTCTTATCACGCCTCTTCACGTGTTTGACCTTCACAGCCTTCTTGCGAGTGACAGGGTTGTAGAGCGGCCCGTCGTCCTCGTCACTCAGCCAGGGCTGCGCGTGAGAAACAAGAGCGTTACAGCAATGGACCTTCGCTCACGTAGCTTCTCAAATCCATCCGTAAAACAGCAGGAGACCTCAGACGTCCACACATCCAACTCAATTCAACTCGACTCCAAGCTAGCGCCACGCGTCATCACAAAATGACATCGTTTCGGCGCGAAGAAGAAGAAATTTCATGTGACCTGCAGGGGACACGTACGGAGGAGGAGGATTGTGGCCAAATTATTGCTCAGAAATCACTGATAAAACGACCTTGCAGGTTCGTCCGTGAGGATTCCGGCTAGAACGGAACATCCTGGTGTACCTCAGCGCGCTGTGCCGCCTTGTACTGCTGGTAgagctccatctcctcctcgtCATACTCATCTGAGAAGTTGCCCTCCATCGAGTTGTCGTTCCGCTCGCGCAGCAGCATCTCCTCGTCCTTCACGCGCAGCATTTTCTGCCGAGAGACGCCAAACGCAGGTCATGTGATCAGAATAAGATATAAGAAAAgtcgccccgtaatcagaaggttgccggttcgaatcccgatccgccgaggtgccactgagcaaagcaccgtccccacacgctgctccccgggcgcctgtcatggtgcccactgctcaccaagggcgacggttaaatacagaggacatccATGATCCAGCTGCGGTGGGTTAGCAGATGGCTGGACGCATGGAAACGAAACCGGAACGCGTTGTGGAGAATGAAGGGGAGAAGAGAGACTCAGGGCACTTTACAATGGAACT
Encoded here:
- the cxxc1b gene encoding CXXC-type zinc finger protein 1b isoform X2, whose protein sequence is MMMDSEASDPEQAPGPENSSMEGENAPVYCVCRKPDINCFMIGCDNCNEWFHGHCIEITERSAKAIREWYCTQCRERDPTLEIKFRPKKSREREFEPSRKEKPFSTPEYKMDRRRGSRLQVKRSARMCGECEPCLRTEDCAQCDFCKDMKKFGGPNKIRQKCRLRQCEVRARKMLRVKDEEMLLRERNDNSMEGNFSDEYDEEEMELYQQYKAAQRAEPWLSDEDDGPLYNPVTRKKAVKVKHVKRRDKKFDKKKESRRHKQKQKHKDRVRHSERGEGRDGVDTRQCLGPNCMEAARPNSKYCTEDCGMKLAANRIYEILPQRIQQWQQSPCVAEEQGKKQLERIRREQQLARNRLTEMERRFHELEGIIAKAKQQAVQQDEEVNEGDSDDTDLQIFCVSCSHPVNPKVALRHMERCYAKYESQTSFGSIFPTRIEGATRLFCDVYNPQSKTYCKRLQVLCPEHSRDPKVPADEVCGCPLVRNVFEPTGDYCRVAKRKCNKHYCWEKLRRAEVDLERIRVWYKLDELFEQERNVRTAMTNRAGLLALMLHQTIQHDPLTTDLRSNKDR
- the cxxc1b gene encoding CXXC-type zinc finger protein 1b isoform X1, coding for MMMDSEASDPEQAPGPENSSMEGENAPVYCVCRKPDINCFMIGCDNCNEWFHGHCIEITERSAKAIREWYCTQCRERDPTLEIKFRPKKSREREFEPSRKEKPFSTPEYKMDRRRGSRELQVKRSARMCGECEPCLRTEDCAQCDFCKDMKKFGGPNKIRQKCRLRQCEVRARKMLRVKDEEMLLRERNDNSMEGNFSDEYDEEEMELYQQYKAAQRAEPWLSDEDDGPLYNPVTRKKAVKVKHVKRRDKKFDKKKESRRHKQKQKHKDRVRHSERGEGRDGVDTRQCLGPNCMEAARPNSKYCTEDCGMKLAANRIYEILPQRIQQWQQSPCVAEEQGKKQLERIRREQQLARNRLTEMERRFHELEGIIAKAKQQAVQQDEEVNEGDSDDTDLQIFCVSCSHPVNPKVALRHMERCYAKYESQTSFGSIFPTRIEGATRLFCDVYNPQSKTYCKRLQVLCPEHSRDPKVPADEVCGCPLVRNVFEPTGDYCRVAKRKCNKHYCWEKLRRAEVDLERIRVWYKLDELFEQERNVRTAMTNRAGLLALMLHQTIQHDPLTTDLRSNKDR